The nucleotide window ATGATATGAATATGGAGGAAGAAGGTGGTGAAGAATTTCTATTCAATTCATTTTACTCCTatggtataaatatatataagcatgATTTGCCTGATATCATGATCAATGAAGAAAGGATTCCCCAAGTGCTAGTGAATTTTGCTGTATTAGTTAAGAAGAAGTTTGTAACTcattgaaaatgagtttttttaatcttcattcAACATTTTTCTTCCTAAGGTTATACAGATGAAGATGTGTATTGTTGTTCCTCTAAGGCAAGTTTTTGGCAAAGAAAAAAGGCACCAAGtgttgttttgaaactttctcTGTGAAGGGTAGTAGCAGTTATCTGTCAAGATAAAATGCTTCATAAGGTACCATTACCTTTACATGCTTCTAGAGCTTTAGCTTTATCAGAAGCTTTATCAGAGAATGTTCTTTGTCTCTCATGCCATCTATCAAGCAGAACCTTTGTTTTTTCATCACTACTTTAAGCAATCTTGATAATTAGAATATGAAAATTTGGCTAACATCTCACCAAAGTGCTTACAAGCTTGTTTTCTGCTTATACAGTGTAAATCTTGTtccaaaaaaaagtttaattacTAGCTGTCAGCTCCCTAACATTgctattctcttcttttctcatcCAGACTTTGGGCAAAACCATGGCAGAGATGTAAATCTTCTGCATTTCTGTGTCAATTTTATGCAAGTTTGATTTGTGTATCCTTTGCAAAGCTTGCTTGACTTTAGTTCAAATAGAAGATTGATTGTGTTCATACCAAGCAAAATTCTTGTACATTGAGACCCTTTTGTTTTTTGAGTTGTGTGAACAAGCAACATGAGTGACCTCTTCTGTCAATTGTCAAAAGTTTCAACAACTCCAGCCTGAATTTAGGAAACATTTGGCTTTGtatcaaattttgaaaacatttctGATTTGCAATGATTACAATTACAGAAAATTCTTAACATTTTTCCCAGGTGATATGTTAAAAAGCCTGAACTTGTTTTCtgtatttaaacaaagaaaaaataatgataaaatgtcCTTTCCTTCCTTTCAAAATCACTAATCATTTTTCCCATTTTCATCTTCCCCTTTATTATCCTCAATTAAGAATTTCTTATCTTTCTAATTCCAGACCAAAATTAATAGACAATCAATCTCCAAACATATTGTCAATAAATCTAGTGTAATTCCATTCATTCTCCTGCTTTACATCTCATACAAACTAGcaccaagaaaaaagaaaaagaaaaaattcacaAGTTCTTATGAAGAGATGCATGAGGAGTAGGATGAGGAGGTTTGTTACAAAAGAGAAGGTTATTACTGCTTCTCCTAAGACCACTCTTCTTGTTTATATAAGCCTTACTACAAGGCCCCAATGAATAATTTAATGGCTTTTGGCCAAGATCCAACCCTCCTCCATAACTCTTGCTTggcttcatcttctttttctgaTAAGGTGTCTCCTTTTTAGGCAGGTCCTCCAAATATCTCACATTGGACAGTGATGTAAAGGATTGGGATTTCCCTTGATAATACTTTGACAGCCCTCTCctacaaaattatatatcacaaaacaaatattagtTCTTTGATTTACatgtatgtatctatatatatatatatatatatcaaggtaagaagaaagagaaactCACTTGATGGGTAATTGATCCATGAGAGAAGACAACTCAAAGTTAGGACCAATAGTAGTGGAAGCAgtgtcatcttcttcctctgtgAGCTCTGATGAGGTTGACAAGATTGAATCATCAGAGTCACTAGAAAAGGACTCATTATTCTTCATACCTTCTCCCATTCTTGCAAAACAATGAAAGCCcaaagcaagaaagaaagagCAAGAGATGAAGCTCTTGTTGTTGTGTAGGTCTCAAACTtggaaaaaacaataataacaaggtACAGAAAGGAATGAGAAGCACTAATTTATAGAAAGACAAGTATAAATAGATTCCATGTTATCTTGTTTGAACTTGGTTCTTGGCTTGGATGGAAGAGTGGGTAGGAGAAAGAGATAAGGTTCATGGGAATGGTCTTCATCCATATCCttatctctttcttattttgattttgtttgtttttaaaattaatgggTTAAAGTTGAAAAGGGTAATAATAAGGTTGTCTATATGAGCAAGTGTGTGGGGGAGACAAAGGTGGTGCCTTGTCCCCCATTGTCATGAAAAAGTATTCTTAGTTGGCACCATAACAACCATGCAAACTCATGTTTGTGGCATTAGATTCATTCACACAATAAGGTTTTTGAGATAATAGATGAATCATgggtttattaaattataattgttatatatCACCAAGACATGattgtataatatataaatattaaagtatattaaaatgaataaaatagagTAATTCAACCAACCTCACAGAATTGATGAGTTGGATATAGCTTGAAAAAGAAATGCTGTTTGATTTTGTTCTATTTGaggaattatttatcaaaataatcaagTTGAACCTAAAcatctaaatatattattatatatgtctaGACCAAAACTTTCACTCTTCAAATTaaaaggagaaaataaaaccaaaattggACTAAAactattttagattttatttggttttaatattttatttaattcaattcaattcaatttaaGTGAAcaaaaagttaataaaaaattactttgatttatgatgaaaatttaagtaaattgaaaattacaaaaatgaaagaAGGGACGAACAAGAGTTAGCCCAAATGGTAGAAGCTCATGTTatgtaaacaaataattttgagttcAAATTTTTATGAACACAAAagaccttttaaaaaaaattgcacttttataaatctctcaatatcctcccaaaattaatttaaatcgTTCTTAGCAAATCAATgaataaaagatttaaaaaaattccacttGAACGGTTAAAGCACTTAACTCTCATATtgtagataaaaaatttaactccTCAATATATGGTTGaagcataataataaaaagtatgaGTGtgcaaaatatatgtatatataaaagaaaacttgtattttaataaaaaaaaatcccaaaaatgaTAAGATAGACATCCAGCTGTTGCAGGAAAGGAGATATTGAAGGGTCCCACAAAAGATTTTAGTACCCTACCAATGTTTATATGGTCAACATAAAAGGGCATGAGGAGTTGAAGGGGAAACTTTGCAAACAAGTCCATATCAATGAAGGGAAGGGTTCAAGACTCAAGGGCAAGCTATGATTTTGAAAAAAGTTAGATAGCTCTTCCCCCATTTCCAAATCTAACaaaatccttgtgattgattctTAAATGTGGACATTTCATAACTGGTCCTCATTACAAAACAATCCACCTCttgatataatttaaaaaaaaaaaaaattgagagaaaagaaaaggttttgtttgttattaataGAGTAAGTTTTACTTAGCTTCCATGTTTCCATGTGCTTTGAAATTTTCACTTTTGTTTCCTTGAAAGACAAAGCTTTCTagaattctttttaatattctatttttaaagttttcactacatatatataatgaatttttatttatcagtTATTATCTTTTAGagtatttttatatatcaataatattattttttgaaaaataccaATAAGCCAccttagtttttgtttaataaatgtCAATCAACCACtaatttgtttgtgtttgatttaatctatattatttttttctcaatttttcacctaaacttaattaatttttatatgaactataaattaatttacCAATGGTTTTTGAGAGGTAAGTTTCACTGGTGACTataaatgtttcatcattataacgctataaccacaaatgttttttttataacattatggccacaaaactattctcTAGTTGCACTAATGGCCACATTGGCATGTTTAGGCGCTATTTCCGACGAAGTTGATAATGTGGCCACAAAACACATAATTTACTTAGGAAGCTCTCTAGCACAGCAGTTATAACGATGAAACATTTGCAGCTGACAAAGTTACAAAAACATTTGCTACCATTCATCAAGATCCGAGAATAATTTTGTCTGCCACAACGTCTACAAAAAACATTTGTCTTGCACAACGTTATAACGATGAAACATTTTTGCCACCCGTAAAACTTATCCCTGCTTTTTAGTCAATCGACACTCAGTCCTCAGATAGTCTTATCCTGGGTGAGGGCATAGAAGGGTAGTGGTACTAACTTCCCATCCGTGCATGCTTGTCGGGTctatttgtaaaattaaaaaaaactataaatttatttttattccattgttaaaccaaatatttacttagtaaaataaataaaaccaaatttgtttttaataaaatactatTGAATATTACCCCTACAAGCATGGCTTTTGCTAGTAGAGCAGTGATCCTAGTGGCCTGGGGCATTATTAAGAATCtggctcatcatcatcatcaactgtggcaattttattattaatttatttgtgatttattcattttattaaaaaaaataattaggacGAAAATAACTCCTGTTTTTCcaaatgaataaaaatcatttaattcAGGACTAatgtttggtttaaaaaatagataatcaaCGCAAAGGATTGtgagaagaagaatgaaacaCTACATTAAGAAGAATTAGATGCTAAAGTGGGTCCCATGGGagtagaaagagaaagagagatttaAAGAGAAGATAAGGGTTGAATCCTTGAacttattaagttttttttattttaggaccactaaaaaagaaaaagagaaacagAAGAAGCTTACTTATCCATCTACACgccaaaggaaaaagaagaagaagaaagaaccgacactattattattattattattatatagttaGACCGCAATCAAGGCCTCAAAGAAGGGTTCAGTTAATATATTATCAATGTTAggaacaaataatttttttaattgtaatgtTTATCtctaaaaattctataaaaatcaactaatgttactgttttaattattaatttcaacttttattattataagacTTGTTCactttgttttttgaatttttaacatgttccatatttatattttttggtaGCTCAATTGACCTCCTATACAACCCtggaagaaaaaagagagaggtAGTTCTTACACAAAACTTACACGGGGGACCTGAACATGAATTGTAATATGAGATGTTCAAATTTGAAATCTCCCAATTACAACTACAAGTAATTACCGCTGTGCTAGCCATTTGTATAATCAGaaatatattgtaattttttttttctccattgatataaaatatatattaaaagaaaaaatatcttacatggagcaaaataaaaagaaaataaaatgaatgtaTCATCTCAAtattgcaaaaaatataaagataaatagcATGAACCAAAAAAATgcacttaaaattttattttattaaagaaatcataaaaaatcaagaaattaaatttttagaggTATTCCAATAGTAGGGGCTTTATATTGGGTTAGTTTAGTTATAAAACAAGTGAAATTCAATTTTAAACAACCACCGAACCAAAATTTGTAATAACCAaaataatcaaactcaaattatttccaaaaaacCGGATTtaggtttgaaaaaaaaaaaacaaaagttaaaaaatttaaataacagaACCATTCATAAAGGGGGAAGAAGTTGTTTTCCATTTATATTAAAATGTGACATTTTTTACTTAAAAGTAATTCAAAATTCAT belongs to Dioscorea cayenensis subsp. rotundata cultivar TDr96_F1 chromosome 17, TDr96_F1_v2_PseudoChromosome.rev07_lg8_w22 25.fasta, whole genome shotgun sequence and includes:
- the LOC120280806 gene encoding uncharacterized protein LOC120280806, which codes for MGEGMKNNESFSSDSDDSILSTSSELTEEEDDTASTTIGPNFELSSLMDQLPIKRGLSKYYQGKSQSFTSLSNVRYLEDLPKKETPYQKKKMKPSKSYGGGLDLGQKPLNYSLGPCSKAYINKKSGLRRSSNNLLFCNKPPHPTPHASLHKNL